One Deefgea tanakiae genomic region harbors:
- a CDS encoding YbaN family protein, translating into MKPIYKILFTLSGVLALVLGMIGIIVPGLPTTPFILLAAYCFAKGSQRLHLRLLNHPWCGALIRDWERHRSLPLRLKYLVIGMMLLTSGLSIWQLSSKPWAQVSILVVALIGTITVIRIPTRRSGTEGTNKL; encoded by the coding sequence ATGAAACCGATTTATAAAATCCTGTTCACACTGAGCGGCGTGCTAGCTTTGGTACTAGGTATGATTGGTATTATCGTGCCGGGATTGCCAACAACTCCTTTTATCCTTCTAGCGGCCTATTGCTTTGCCAAAGGCTCGCAACGTTTACACCTGCGCCTACTCAATCATCCCTGGTGTGGTGCACTGATCCGTGATTGGGAGCGACACCGCAGCCTACCACTACGACTAAAATATCTGGTTATCGGCATGATGCTGCTGACGTCAGGTTTGTCGATCTGGCAACTATCAAGCAAGCCATGGGCTCAAGTGTCAATTTTGGTCGTGGCCTTGATTGGTACTATTACTGTGATTCGTATTCCTACCCGCCGCAGCGGAACCGAGGGAACTAACAAACTTTAG
- a CDS encoding HPP family protein, whose translation MPYKAFLPALPPTHRKECLLGALGAALGLIGTELLCQFLLGIRPHWLIAPMGASAVLLFAAPASPLAQPWSLIVGNTLSALVGVSCAILIDNVVLSSGVAVMMAIALMLLTRSLHPPGGAVALSAVIGGPEISALAFQYVLAPVAINSALLLLIALLFNRLAGRRYPNYTPLSSPHHTSDLLPSQRVGTREEDIAYALKQQEQLLDISPQDLQHVLQDAQRHAQEQNLSTLRCADVMSRSIVSINAQNSGSDAWNKLAYHRVQALPVVDSAEKLVGIVTLHDLMVDPHTQQARSTLEMNKPLADLMTAAVHTAAPQQALLELVPLFSDGGLHHLPIIANGELVGMITQSDIVAVLALYAAHNLNEMT comes from the coding sequence ATGCCTTACAAAGCCTTTCTTCCGGCCCTACCCCCGACTCACCGCAAAGAATGTCTGCTTGGCGCACTGGGTGCGGCGTTGGGATTGATCGGCACCGAGCTACTGTGCCAATTTCTACTGGGCATTCGACCGCACTGGCTGATTGCTCCAATGGGCGCGTCGGCCGTGCTGCTGTTTGCCGCCCCCGCTAGCCCCTTGGCGCAACCTTGGTCGCTGATCGTTGGCAATACGCTATCCGCACTGGTTGGTGTAAGTTGCGCCATTTTGATTGACAATGTGGTGCTGTCCTCGGGTGTGGCCGTCATGATGGCGATTGCCCTAATGTTGCTAACGCGCAGCCTGCATCCACCCGGTGGCGCTGTGGCTTTGAGCGCCGTCATTGGTGGGCCAGAGATCAGTGCCCTCGCTTTTCAATATGTGCTGGCGCCGGTAGCAATCAATTCGGCTCTGCTGCTACTGATTGCGCTGCTGTTTAACCGACTGGCTGGGCGACGCTACCCAAATTACACCCCGCTGTCCTCACCGCACCATACGAGCGACCTACTGCCCAGCCAGCGGGTAGGAACCCGCGAAGAAGATATTGCCTACGCGCTTAAACAACAGGAACAGTTACTCGATATCAGCCCGCAAGACTTGCAGCACGTACTGCAGGACGCACAACGCCACGCCCAGGAACAGAATCTGAGCACACTCCGCTGCGCAGACGTAATGTCCCGCTCCATCGTCAGCATCAACGCACAAAATAGCGGCAGCGATGCCTGGAACAAGCTTGCTTATCATCGCGTGCAGGCACTACCGGTTGTAGACAGCGCAGAAAAATTGGTCGGGATTGTCACTTTGCACGACCTGATGGTTGACCCGCACACGCAACAGGCGCGCTCAACTCTTGAAATGAACAAGCCCTTGGCTGACCTAATGACGGCAGCAGTACACACCGCGGCCCCTCAGCAGGCCTTGCTTGAGCTGGTGCCGCTGTTTTCCGACGGTGGTTTGCACCATCTGCCAATAATAGCAAATGGTGAGCTGGTTGGCATGATTACACAATCAGACATAGTCGCGGTATTGGCCCTGTATGCCGCGCACAATTTGAACGAAATGACTTGA
- a CDS encoding tetratricopeptide repeat protein: MKKRILAILITVFTTTSHAGFDEGVAAHKAGNYQLAFKEYEPLAKQGDAQAQNNLAELIVYTPKGDKYGHILPNFVAYDPVRAFDLFRKAAKQGNADAQFNLGRFYMRGEPVSSRSTGSRDLLPDYAQAISWLSKAAEQGHTKALRQLGALYYNGKEVTPDYAQALSWFIKAAERGDAEAKVTLGAMYYNGKGVPQDYVQAMSWWNKAAEQGNADAQFNLGAMYFNGQGVTQDYSQAVSWYSKAATSTDPKISANAKKYLVLAQDKISVISEKPQKIEKKDQQLLVIDSNKGSSLKPTHPDAKVMREFRKLTAGSCKKIMEKQIFSLASKGDSDAQFCLALAYSNANYPNPTVEYTKQEIYWLWKSAEQGNAYALRNLGGIYELGSGVPATPINPAIAYAFYNLAALADPSVNTRDYYKKEISRADIKAGNLLAEEMKKPNNLFNAVDRFLRE; this comes from the coding sequence ATGAAAAAAAGAATTCTCGCCATATTAATAACTGTTTTTACTACAACATCCCATGCTGGATTTGATGAAGGAGTAGCAGCGCATAAGGCCGGTAATTATCAACTTGCATTTAAAGAATATGAACCATTAGCAAAACAAGGTGATGCTCAAGCGCAGAATAATCTTGCAGAGTTGATTGTTTACACTCCGAAAGGAGATAAATATGGGCATATTTTACCTAATTTCGTAGCATATGACCCTGTTCGAGCTTTTGACTTATTTCGCAAAGCTGCGAAACAAGGCAACGCAGATGCACAATTTAATCTTGGCCGTTTCTACATGAGAGGTGAGCCTGTATCTAGTCGTTCTACTGGTTCTCGCGATCTGTTGCCAGATTATGCTCAAGCTATAAGTTGGCTAAGCAAAGCAGCTGAGCAAGGGCACACTAAAGCGCTGCGCCAACTCGGTGCATTGTATTACAACGGAAAAGAGGTGACTCCGGATTATGCTCAAGCATTAAGCTGGTTTATTAAAGCCGCTGAGCGAGGTGATGCAGAAGCAAAAGTTACTCTAGGTGCGATGTATTATAACGGGAAAGGTGTTCCGCAGGATTATGTGCAAGCCATGAGTTGGTGGAACAAAGCTGCTGAGCAAGGGAATGCAGATGCTCAATTTAATCTTGGTGCGATGTATTTTAATGGGCAAGGCGTAACTCAGGATTACTCTCAAGCAGTGAGTTGGTATAGCAAAGCGGCTACATCAACAGATCCGAAAATTAGTGCGAATGCAAAAAAATATCTTGTATTAGCACAAGATAAAATTTCGGTCATTTCTGAAAAGCCACAGAAAATAGAAAAAAAGGACCAACAACTGCTTGTCATAGATAGCAACAAAGGTAGCAGTTTAAAACCAACTCACCCTGATGCCAAAGTTATGCGTGAATTTAGAAAATTAACAGCTGGCAGCTGTAAAAAAATAATGGAAAAACAGATTTTTTCTCTTGCAAGCAAGGGAGACTCTGATGCTCAATTTTGCCTAGCTTTAGCTTACTCTAATGCAAACTATCCAAATCCAACTGTTGAATATACTAAGCAAGAGATATATTGGCTTTGGAAGTCTGCAGAGCAAGGGAATGCATATGCACTAAGGAATCTAGGAGGAATTTATGAACTTGGTTCTGGAGTACCTGCAACGCCAATTAATCCTGCGATTGCATATGCCTTTTATAATCTTGCAGCACTTGCCGATCCATCTGTGAATACTAGAGATTATTATAAAAAAGAGATAAGTCGTGCGGATATTAAAGCGGGTAATTTGCTGGCAGAAGAAATGAAAAAACCGAATAACTTATTTAATGCGGTTGATAGATTTCTTAGGGAGTAA